The genomic window CTGCGGGTCGAGAATACGGCTGGAGGAGGCCAGCGGGTCGACCGCCGGGTAGATGCCCTTCTCGGAAATCGACCGTTCGAGATAGATGAACGCGTCAAGCTGGCCGAACGCCGTGGCCGGGGCGGGATCGGTCGGATCGTCTGCCGGCACGTACACGGCCTGCACCGAGGTGATGGCCCCGTTGGTGGTCGACGCGATTCGTTCCTGCAGGGCGCCCATTTCGCTGGCCAGGGTGGGCTGGTAACCGACCGCCGAGGGCATCCGGCCCAGCAACGCGGACACCTCGGAACCGGCTTGCGAGAAGCGGAAGATGTTGTCGACGAACAGCAGCGTGTCGGCGCCGGTCTTGTCGCGGAAGTACTCGGCCATGGTCAGGGCCGACAGCGCGACGCGAAGCCGCGACCCCGGCGGCTCGTTCATCTGGCCGAAAACCATGCAGGTCTGGTCGATGACGCTCTTGCCGGTGTCGCCGATCTTGGCTTCCTGCATTTCGAGCCACAGGTCGGTCCCCTCGCGGGTCCGTTCGCCGACGCCGGCGAACACCGAGTAACCGCCGTGGGCGGAGGCGATGCGGGCGATGAGCTCGGTCAGGATGACCGTCTTGCCCAGCCCGGCCCCGCCGAACAACCCAGCCTTGCCGCCGCGGACGAACGGGGTCAACAGGTCGATGACCTTGATGCCGGTCTCGAATAGTTCGGTCTTGGTCGACAGTTCCGAGAAGCCGGGCGCCTCGCGGTGGATGGGCCACATTTCAGCGGCGTTGACCGGGCCGCGGCCGTCGACCGGCTCGCCGAGGACGTTGAACACCCGGCCCAGGGTCGCTTCGCCTACGGGGACGGTGACCGGGGCGCCGGTGTCGACGCAGTCTTGTCCGCGGATCAAGCCGTCGGTGGCGCCCAGGGCGACGCACCGCACTCGGCCGCCGCCAAGCTGCTGCTGCACCTCGCCGACGAGGTCGACCTTCACTCCCTTGTGCTCGCTTTGGATCCGCACGGCGTTGTAGATCGCCGGCAGATGCGCCTCGTCGAACTCGACGTCGAACGTCGACCCGATGACCTGGGTGATGCGGCCGATGTTTCCGGAGAGAGTGGCAGTAGACATGGCGTCAGACCGTGCTCGCGAACTGCGATGAGTGGTGGTTTTGGTTTTATGTGAGACGTTTGACGGTTGATGGTCGACGATCAGATCTGCGATCGGCGCATCGGCAATCACGCGTCAAACGTCGCACATCCTAATTCAGCGCCTCGACGCCGCCGATCAGGTCCATCAGTTCGGACGTGATCCGGCCTTGGCGGGCGCGGTTGTATTGCATGCTGAGGTGCTTGATCAACTCGTCGGCGTTTTCGGTCGCGCTCTTCATCGCCGTCATGCGGGCGATCTGTTCGCTTACGGCCGAATCGAGGAAGCACTTGAACAGCTTCACCTTGAAGCTGGTCGGCACGACCTCTTCCAAAATGCTCGCCGGCGAGGGCAGAAACTCGTACTGCGAGGCGCCGGCCGACTCGCTCGTTTCCCCGGCGAGCGACCCCAACGGAAGCAGCGTTTCGATCGCGACCGACTGCCGCGAGATCGACTCGAACTTCATGTACACGACGACCAGCTTGTCGAGTCGGCCGGCGACGTAATTTTGCAGGTAGCGCTCGGCGATGACGTCGACCTCGTCGAACGCGGGCCGATCGTGGAAGTGGGTGAATTCCTCGTCGGGAACGTTGCCGCGGAAGCGGAAACCGGCGATGCCCCGCTTGCCGGCGATTTCCAGCCGGCAGTTGGGAACGCCGGCCTGCAAGTCAGCCCACGCTCGCAGCCCGGCCCGGATCAGGTTGCCGTTGAACCCGCCGCACAGACCGCGATTGGCCGTGAGCAGCAGCATCGTGGCGTTCTTGGGTTCGTCGCGCGACTCAAGCAGCGGGTGCGAGACCTCCAGCCCCGTCGTCGCCAAATCGCGCACCAACTGCGTGATGCGGTTCGTGTACGCCGTAGCCGCGCTGGCGCGGTCCATCGCCTTCTTGAACCGCGCAGTGGCGATCAATTCCATCGTCCGCGTGATCTTGCGGATGTTCTTGATGGACTTGCGCCGCTTGTCGAGCGCCCGAGGGTTGGCCATGGTCGAGAGGTCAAAGGTGAGGGGGCGGTGAACTAGCCGCGAGGCCGCTGCCTCGCCGGCGGAACGGCGCTACGCGCCGACGGCGGCTTCCTGCGGAAGGAAGTCGTGCTGCTTGTTGAACTCCTCGATCGACTTCTTGATCGATTCGATCAGGTCGTCGCTCAGATCCTTCTTGTCGGCGATCTCCTTGACGACCTCCGACTTCTGGTCGTGCATGAATTGCAGGAATTTCTCCTCCCACTCCTGCACCCGATCGATCGCCACCTTGTCGAGGAACCCGCGGGTTCCCGCATAGATCATCAACACCTGGTCGATGACGTTCATCGGGCGGTACTGGCCCTGCTTCAACAGTTCGACCATGCGATAACCGCGGTCAAGCCGAGCCTGCGTCGCGGGGTCAAGCTCCGTTCCGAGTTGGGCGAACGCCTCGAGTTCGCGGAACGCGGCGAGGTCGAGCCGCAAACCGCCGGCGACCTTCTTCATCGCCTTGATCTGGGCGGCGCCGCCCACCCGCGAGACCGAGATGCCGACGTTCATCGCCGGCTTGATGCCCGCGAAGAACAAGTCCGGCTGCAGATAAATCTGACCGTCCGTGATCGAAATGACGTTCGTGGGAATGTAGGCCGAAACTTCCCCTTCCAGGGTCTCGATCACCGGCAGCGAGGTGAGCGAACCGCCGCCGAGAGCGTCGCTGAGCTTGGCCGAACGCTCGAGCAACCGGCTGTGGCAGTAGAACACGTCGCCGGGGAACGCCTCGCGACCCGGAGGACGACGCATGAGCAGCGACAACTGCCGGTAAGCCACGGCTTGCTTGCTGAGATCGTCGTACACGATCAGGGCGTGCCCGCCGTTGAACATGTAGTGCTCGGCCATGGCCGTGCCGGCGTACGGGGCCACGTACTGCAGCGGGGCCGGGGCGCTGGCGCCCGAGACGATGACGGTCGTGTAATCCATCGCCCCCGACTCGCGCAGCTTTTCGACGACCGCGGCGACCGTCGACTCCTTCTGCCCGACCGCGACGTAGAAGCACTTCACGCCCGAGGACTTCTGATTGATGATCGCGTCGAGCGCGATGGCCGTCTTGCCGGTCTTGCGGTCGCCGATGATCAGCTCGCGCTGGCCGCGGCCGATGGGGGTCATCGCGTCGATCGCCTTGATGCCGGTCTGCAGCGGTTCGCACACCGGTTGGCGTTCGGCGACCCCGGTGGCGATCACCTCGACGTCGCGGCGATCGGCGGTGACGATCGGCCCCTTGCCGTCGAGCGGGTTGCCCAGCGGATCGACGACCCGGCCGAGCAGTGCGTCGCCGACCGGCACGCTGAGCAGCTTGCCGGTGCTGCGGACCTCTTCCCCTTCGTTGATCTGCAGGTAGTCGCCCAGGATGATGATGCCGACCGAGTTCTCTTCCAGGTTGAACGCCAACCCGATCGTGCCGTTGGCGAACTCGACCATTTCGCCCGCCATGACCCCCGACAGTCCGTAGACCTGGGCGATGCCGTCGCCCACTTCCAGGACGCGGCCCACTTCGCGGACGTCGATCTGCGCGGCGTACTGCTCAATCTCTTTTTGAATGACTGAGGCGATTTCGTCGCTGTTGAACTTCATCGAAGCTCTCCGGCTTGCTAATTCGTTTTGAAAGGGGGCCCGGCTCGCGTGACGCGGAAGCGTGCTGCGCCGGGCTGAATTCGGTTGTGTGCGGCGGTCGCTCGGCGATTACGGCGAGACGAACGTCTGCGGGCGGGTGTGGATCGCCTCGACGGCGCGGTCGATCATGTCCTGACGGGCCAGTTCCAGCCGATTGCGGGCCGAGGCGTCGTACACGCGGTCGCCGACCCGCACGACGAACCCGGCCAACAGGTCGGGATTCACGCGGCGGGTCACCTCCGGCTCGGCGCCCAACAGCGCCCGAAGCGAGCCCAACAGTTCCGATTCCAGGCTCGATTCGACCGGCGAGGCGGTCGTCAGTTCGACCCGCAGTCGGCCCGAGCGGACGTGCCACAGGTCCCGGGCCGCCTTGATCACGTTGCGCAGGATCCCCAGCCGCCCGTGGGCCGCCATGACCTTGAGCATGCTGAGCAGGGTTTGCGATCCGCGGCCGCGGAACACGCGGTCGATCATCGCGGTCTTTTCGTCCTCGGAGACGAGCCCCGAGCGGAACAACTCCTCGAACTGCGGTTGCCGATCGAGCACGTCGACCAGCAGGCTTTGCAATTCCTCGACCAACGCCCCCTGCCCCGCAAGATCGCCCGCCGCATCGAGCGCCGCGTGGGCGTAAACGCCCGCAAGACGCTCGAGATCGACGTCGAACACGGTGTCGTGGTGCGGTTCGCCTTGGGAAGCGGCCTTCGTCATGGTGCACTTGCTGCTGGGGGAACTTGCGCCGCGGGGCTCAGTTGGAACTCGACTTGCCCAACTGAGCGAGTCCTTCGCGGATCAGCGCCGCGTGACGGTCGGGGGTGATCGCCTGGCCGATCACCTTGCCCGCCAACTCGATCGCCTGATTGGCGCTCCGCTCGGCGAGCGTCTTGAGAGCCTGATCCTTGGCGACGTCGATGTCGCGGATCGCGCGGTTGCGCTCCTGCTCGGCCGCGGCTCGGGCTTCCTCGACGATCTGGGTCTTGGTCGTCTCGGCGTCGCGGCGGGCCTCTTCGAGCATCTCCCGAACCTCGTCGGCCGAGCTGGCCAGCTTCGCCTCGTGGGCGGCGAGCAGGCGCTTGGCCTCCTCGTGCTTTTCGGCCGCGGCGGCCAAGTCGGCGGCGATCCGATTCTCGCGCTCGAGCATCGCCGCCGAGATCTTCGGCCAAGCGGTGGCCGAGAGGATCAACAGCAGCAGCACGAACACCGCGAAGGTGTAAACGGCCAGATCCGTCTTGAACTCGGCAGGGCTTTCGAGCGAAGCGCCGGCGTTGCCGTGCCCCGGGTCATGAGCCTCGGCGTGTCCGCCGTGATCGGAGGCCGCAACGGCCGGCGCGGCCCCGCCGACGACCAGCGC from Pirellulales bacterium includes these protein-coding regions:
- the atpD gene encoding F0F1 ATP synthase subunit beta, coding for MSTATLSGNIGRITQVIGSTFDVEFDEAHLPAIYNAVRIQSEHKGVKVDLVGEVQQQLGGGRVRCVALGATDGLIRGQDCVDTGAPVTVPVGEATLGRVFNVLGEPVDGRGPVNAAEMWPIHREAPGFSELSTKTELFETGIKVIDLLTPFVRGGKAGLFGGAGLGKTVILTELIARIASAHGGYSVFAGVGERTREGTDLWLEMQEAKIGDTGKSVIDQTCMVFGQMNEPPGSRLRVALSALTMAEYFRDKTGADTLLFVDNIFRFSQAGSEVSALLGRMPSAVGYQPTLASEMGALQERIASTTNGAITSVQAVYVPADDPTDPAPATAFGQLDAFIYLERSISEKGIYPAVDPLASSSRILDPQYVGQRHYNCARRVQTTLQRYRELQDIIAILGVDELSEEDKLIVHRARRIERFLSQPFLVAEVFTGKPGEITPLADTIRSFEEICDGKWDHLSESSFMYVGGIEQAEEQWKKEQKKG
- the atpG gene encoding ATP synthase F1 subunit gamma; this encodes MANPRALDKRRKSIKNIRKITRTMELIATARFKKAMDRASAATAYTNRITQLVRDLATTGLEVSHPLLESRDEPKNATMLLLTANRGLCGGFNGNLIRAGLRAWADLQAGVPNCRLEIAGKRGIAGFRFRGNVPDEEFTHFHDRPAFDEVDVIAERYLQNYVAGRLDKLVVVYMKFESISRQSVAIETLLPLGSLAGETSESAGASQYEFLPSPASILEEVVPTSFKVKLFKCFLDSAVSEQIARMTAMKSATENADELIKHLSMQYNRARQGRITSELMDLIGGVEALN
- the atpA gene encoding F0F1 ATP synthase subunit alpha: MKFNSDEIASVIQKEIEQYAAQIDVREVGRVLEVGDGIAQVYGLSGVMAGEMVEFANGTIGLAFNLEENSVGIIILGDYLQINEGEEVRSTGKLLSVPVGDALLGRVVDPLGNPLDGKGPIVTADRRDVEVIATGVAERQPVCEPLQTGIKAIDAMTPIGRGQRELIIGDRKTGKTAIALDAIINQKSSGVKCFYVAVGQKESTVAAVVEKLRESGAMDYTTVIVSGASAPAPLQYVAPYAGTAMAEHYMFNGGHALIVYDDLSKQAVAYRQLSLLMRRPPGREAFPGDVFYCHSRLLERSAKLSDALGGGSLTSLPVIETLEGEVSAYIPTNVISITDGQIYLQPDLFFAGIKPAMNVGISVSRVGGAAQIKAMKKVAGGLRLDLAAFRELEAFAQLGTELDPATQARLDRGYRMVELLKQGQYRPMNVIDQVLMIYAGTRGFLDKVAIDRVQEWEEKFLQFMHDQKSEVVKEIADKKDLSDDLIESIKKSIEEFNKQHDFLPQEAAVGA
- the atpH gene encoding ATP synthase F1 subunit delta; the protein is MTKAASQGEPHHDTVFDVDLERLAGVYAHAALDAAGDLAGQGALVEELQSLLVDVLDRQPQFEELFRSGLVSEDEKTAMIDRVFRGRGSQTLLSMLKVMAAHGRLGILRNVIKAARDLWHVRSGRLRVELTTASPVESSLESELLGSLRALLGAEPEVTRRVNPDLLAGFVVRVGDRVYDASARNRLELARQDMIDRAVEAIHTRPQTFVSP
- the atpF gene encoding F0F1 ATP synthase subunit B, producing the protein MLTRMGMVLQAFLAAAALVVGGAAPAVAASDHGGHAEAHDPGHGNAGASLESPAEFKTDLAVYTFAVFVLLLLILSATAWPKISAAMLERENRIAADLAAAAEKHEEAKRLLAAHEAKLASSADEVREMLEEARRDAETTKTQIVEEARAAAEQERNRAIRDIDVAKDQALKTLAERSANQAIELAGKVIGQAITPDRHAALIREGLAQLGKSSSN